A single region of the Rhipicephalus microplus isolate Deutch F79 chromosome 10, USDA_Rmic, whole genome shotgun sequence genome encodes:
- the LOC119176190 gene encoding uncharacterized protein LOC119176190, which produces MRYFSRVYPAKAASDPGWNFAPGDYVYVRNYGAGDKWFPGTVEATRGTRLLEVKTVDGLVRRHVDQVRKRSPDETPAADDMSRPSTPVSPGPVRLETTAPATSQSTPESQPYVLRRSTRAKKPVVRFGY; this is translated from the exons ATGAGGTACTTTTCCAG AGTCTATCCTGCCAAAGCTGCGAGTGACCCAGGCTGGAATTTCGCACCGGGAGACTACGTGTACGTGCGAAATTACGGCGCCGGAGACAAGTGGTTCCCAGGCACAGTGGAGGCTACGCGTGGCACTCGCCTCCTGGAGGTAAAGACTGTGGATGGCCTTGTCCGCCGCCACGTGGATCAAGTTCGCAAGCGGAGCCCAGATGAAACGCCAGCAGCCGACGACATGTCGAGGCCATCTACACCGGTTTCCCCAGGGCCGGTACGACTAGAAACAACGGCGCCGGCTACCTCTCAGAGTACCCCAGAATCGCAACCATACGTACTACGTCGCTCCACACGAGCCAAGAAACCGGTCGTGCGTTTTGGCTACTAA